The Gimesia sp. DNA window CACTCAACCAAAGACTTCGGCAAGATGGTCTTCGAAATGATCGAGCATGGCAGAATGCGAAAGACCGACAATGATCGCCTGGAAGATTTCGTCGACATCTATGACTTCCAGCAGGTCTTCGATGCGAACTACATCATCGACACCAGCGAAGTCTTTACACGCAACCCGGCATAAAGACCGATTCGCCGCGACTCTGGCACCTGCCCGTCAGATTCCATTTTCACCTCTTATCAACCTCGTCTGCGTGCGTTGCTGCGCTCCGTAAGTTTTTGCGTTTAACCAACTTTGTTAAGTTATCGTTATTGCAAAAAAAACCTTACGTGATACACTCCCCGGATAGAGTTTTTGCTGGAGTTTTACTTGTAGGTTTTTTGGTCCTTTGAAAAACCTGTGCTGACTGTTGCCCGGAATCATATGAGGTTTTGAGGTTTTACAACAAGATTTACAACGGCTTATTAAATGGGGTTAACTCTAAGGATGAGGTTTTCTACCGTCGCTCGCTACTCGCCCGTTCGTCCTGTTCCCAAACTCATCACTCTAACCATCAGCACGCTCTTCTGCTCCGCTCCCTTGCTGGCAGCAGAAACATCAGATGCCTCGCCACCCGTGGCCGCATCTGAATCCGTCGTCATCAGCTGGCTACTTGCGATTGCAGGTGCGATCTTCGCCCTGTTTACCGCTTATCGCTTTTTCTCCTGGATGGTCGCGCAGTCCGAAGGTGACGCCCGCATGAAGACCATCGCCGAGCACGTCCGTGAAGGAGCCCGTGCTTACCTGGACCAGCAGTTCAAGGTCGTGACCCTGTTCTTTGCCGTGGTCTGTGCATTGCTGGCCTTCATGGCCTTTGGCCTCAACACTCAATCACACTGGGTCCCCTTCGCCTTTTTGACCGGGGGTTTTTTCTCTGCACTGGCAGGCTGGTTCGGTATGCGAACCGCTACACTCGCCAGTGCACGTACCGCCCATGCGGCGAAAGAATCACTCAACAACGGCCTGCAGGTCGCGTTCCGCAGTGGTGCAGTGATGGGACTCGTCGTTGTGGGACTCGGACTGTTGGACATCAGTCTCTGGTTCGGTGTTCTGCACTGGATCGTCAAGATGCCTCTGGCGGAGATCACCGTCACCATGCTCTGCTTTGGTATGGGAGCCAGCAGCCAGGCACTGTTTGCCCGCGTGGGTGGTGGTATCTTTACCAAAGCCGCGGACGTCGGAGCCGACCTCGTCGGTAAAGTGGAGGCAGGCATCCCCGAAGACGACCCGCGTAACCCGGCAACGATTGCAGACAACGTGGGCGACAACGTAGGTGATGTCGCCGGCATGGGGGCAGACCTCTATGAATCGTACTGTGGTTCCATCCTAGCCAGTGGTGCCCTGGGTGTCGCCGCATATCATGGTTATCCCAAAATGCAGATGATGTGCCTGCTGCTGCCGATGTGTCTGGCCGCAGTCGGTATCTTCCTTTCGGTCACCGGAATCTTCATGGTGAAAACAGAAGAAGGTGCCTCTCAGAAAAACCTGTTGAAAGCACTGGCTAAGGGAATCGACACCGCCGCCTTCTGTGTGATTGTCGCCTCCCTGGGCCTGGTCTGGATCATGCTGGTAATTCCTTCGCAGTCCGCGGGAATCCCGGAAGATTCTCCACTGCTGACGGGGAACAAACTGTTTGGTGTCTTCGGTGCGATCGTCTCCGGTCTGGTTGCAGGCTGGTTGATCGGGAAATGGACCGAGTATTCCACCAGTGATGAATTCAAACCGACCCGCTTCATCGCGGATCAGTCTTCAACCGGTCCAGCGACAGTGATCATCGCCGGGATCGCCGAAGGCTTTTACAGCGTCTGGGTGCCGATTCTGGTGATTGGTGTCGCTATCATCGTCGCCTTTGGCTTGTGTACCGGCTTCGACTTCCAGAACTCACAGGTTTTCGCGATGGGCCTGTATGGCGTTGCGATTGCCGCTGTGGGGATGTTAAGCACACTCGGGGTAACACTCGCCACCGATGCCTATGGTCCGATTGCTGACAATGCCGGCGGTAACGCGGAAATGAGCGGTCAGGAACCGTTCGTACGCCAGCGAACCGACGCCCTGGACAGCCTGGGGAATACGACAGCTGCTACCGGAAAAGGCTTCGCGATCGGCTCAGCCGCTTTGACAGCGCTGGCTCTGTTGGCTGCCTACGTGGAAGAAGTCCGCATCGGGTTTGAACGCTGGGTCGAGAACTCAGCCATCGTGCAAACGGTGACCGATGACCCTTCAAATGCGTCTGCACTGAAGCTGAGTAAAAACTGTATTGCGATCCGTATTCCTGACAAAGACGGCAACGCTCCCAAACACAACAACATGGGTTACCTGCTGTTCCCCGCTCTGCACCAGACTCAAATTACGCCCGGGCGAACCAAAATCGAAGAAGCCGAGGTGGGATCGATCATCAACGGCCTGAACATCACAGAGCTCCTGTTGCGCAGCGACTGTGTTGAAGTCAAAAAAGCGACCGTGCCTGATTTCTCCCGCTTCTATAATTTCTCGCTGCTGAACCCCAAGGTACTGGTTGGGATCTTTTTCGGCGTGATGATTGCCTTCGTCTTCTGTGCGATGACCATGAAGGCTGTGGGCCGCGCCGCGGGTGCGATGGTGGACGAAGTCCGGCGGCAATTCCGTGAAATCGCAGGGATTATGGAGAACGAAGCCGAACCGGATTACGCCGCCTGTGTCGAAATCAGTACAGCTGCGGCACAGCGTGAAATGATTCTGCCCGCGATGCTGGGCCTGCTCTCCCCGGTTGTCGTGGGTGTCCTGCTGGGAGTCCCCGGCGTAGTAGGCCTGCTGGTGGGAGCCTTGACGAGTGGGTTCGCAGTTGCCATTATGATGGCTAATGCCGGTGGTGCCTGGGATAATGCTAAGAAGTACATCGAAGCAGGCGCACATGGCGGCAAGGGAACTGATGCGCACAAAGCCACAGTAGTAGGTGATACCGTAGGTGACCCGTTCAAGGACACCAGCGGTCCCAGCCTGAATATTCTGATCAAGTTGATGAGTATGGTTTCTGTTGTCATAGCCGGTTTTATCATCCAATACGCATTAGAGCTATTTTAAGTATTTGAAACAGGCTAAAGGTCACCAAAATCAATACCGAACCTTCTCAACAATCTGATTCCGTCGAAAGCATGTCGAGTCTGGAACGTGCCTGCCTGTGCGCCCGTGTCTGCGAGCAGTTTAAAGGTCAGGACATCGTGGTCCTCGACGTCACGAAAATCACCCCGCTGTTCGACTACTTCATCATCACCACCGCGACCAACCAGCGGCAGGCCCATGCCATTGCCGAGGAAATCCGGGTCCTGATGAAGCAGGATCATGCGAATCGCCGCAACATCGAAGGCAAGGACAGCAATTGGATCCTGGGTGACTATGGCGACGTAGTGCTGCACATCTTCACCGATGATGCCCGCGGGCTGTACGACCTCGAGCGTCTCTGGGGGGATGCCCCCCAGCTGGACTGGCAGTCGCACAAACCCGCCGATTCGCAGTAAGCCTCTCGCGGTTTCTACCAATCTGACGCTGCAGCGTGTATTCTGGGTACCAGGAGCGTACCCCCTTTGTATCGATGTTATTAATTCGGAGCGCCCCCGCTCCGAGCGGAACGAGAAACATGAATATCCTCGCCGAACTGAGAAGCCGGTTTGAACCTGTATTAACTGAATGGACCGACAATCCCTCCTCGGTCATCGACATGCTCAAAGCCTCACAGGACCCCAAATTCGGGGACTACCAGGCGAACTTCGCGATGCCGCTGGCAGCCAGAATTCCCGACCTGAAACCACGGGACCTGGCGGCGCAAATCGTCGAGAAGGTGGACCTGTCTGATTTCTGTGAACCACTGGAAATTGCCGGCCCGGGTTTTATCAACATCAAGCTCAAGCAGGACTGGCTTCAGGAACAGACAATGCAGCTGGTTCAGGACGAACGATTAGGTGTCGTGGCTGTAGAAGCCCCCCAGAAGGTCGTAGTCGACTTCTCCGCGCCGAATGTTGCCAAACCGATGCACGTCGGTCACCTGCGAAGTACCGTGATCGGCGATGCCAACTATCGGGTCCTGAAATTTCTGGGGCACGATGTCGTAGGCGATAACCACATCGGGGACTGGGGTACCCAGTTCGGGATGATCATTTTTGGCTACAAGCATTTTCTGAACGAAGCCGCTTTCCAGGAAGAGCCAGTATTCGAATTAGCTCGACTTTATCGGCTGGTCAACCAGTTGTCGGATTACCACGCTTCCAAAAACTCCCTTCCCCAGAAGGAACTGGAAATCGAGCAGCTGACGGAAAAACTGCAGACGCTCGAAGGAACTGCAGACCAGACCGACAAAAAGGTACAGAAACAGCTTAAAAAACTCAAAACCGAATTAGAAACCAATCAAAAGACCCTCAGTTCACTGCAGGAAAGCCTCAGCCAGCTGGAAGCCAATGAAGACCTGAAAAGCAAGGCGACCGCCTTTCCGGATATCGCTCGACTGGCACGAGAAGAAACCGCGAAACTCCATGCCGGTGATGCTGAGAACAACGACCTGTGGAAACAGTTTCTCCCGCAGTGCCTCGATTTAATTCAGGGAGTCTATGACCGGCTCGACATTCACTTCGATATGACGCTGGGGGAAAGTTTTTACCAGCCCATGCTGGCGGATGTCGTCGCAGACTTGAAACAAAAAGGACTCGCCACCGAGAGCCAGGGAGCAATCTGTGTCTTCATGAAAGGTAAAGAGGCACCCTTCATCGTGCAGAAACAGGATGGCGCCTTTACCTACGCCACTACTGATCTGGCTACCATCAAGTATCGAGCCGAAGAGCTCAATGCTGATCGAATCCTGTATGTTGTTGATTCCCGACAGAGTGAACACTTTGAACTACTGTTTTCCACCGTCAAAGACTGGGGCTACACTGATCTGGAACTGCAGCATGTCAGCTTCGGTTCAGTCTTAGGTGAAGATGGACGTCCAATTAAAACCAGAGCGGGAGACAGTGTTGGTCTGGACAGCCTGCTTAATGAAGCGATTCAGCGAGCCTATAACATTGTTTCGGAAATTGACGATGACAAACATGACGGACCAGAGCTGAGCAAAGAAGAACGCAAACAAATCGCTGAGGTGGTAGGACTTGGTGGTATTAAATACGCTGACCTGAAGCACAACAGAGAGAGCGATTACAGATTCGATTGGGACAAAATGCTGGCCAAGCAGGGTGATACGGCCACCTACATGCAGTACGCTTATGCCCGGGTGAATGGCATCTTCCGCAAGGGGGGCATCGACAGAGACGAACTGCGGACACATCAGCAGTCTCTCAACCTGATCGAACCTACCGAAATCGCCCTGGCGATGAAAATCAACCGTTACTCTGAGATCCTGGAAAGTGTTGCCGCTGAAGCACGGCCCAACTACCTGACCAATTACCTCTACGAACTGGCTGACCTCTTCAGTACCTTCTATGACGTCTGCCCCGTGTTAAAGGCTGACGATGAGACTGTCAGAACGAGCCGACTGCTGCTCTCCGATCTGACCGCCCGGGTCGTTCAGAATGGCCTGTCACTCCTGGGGATCAGAACCTGCGAGCGAATGTGATCTTTCGCTCTCGCATCAAGAAACAAAAAAAAAACGCATTCCACAAAATGGAATGCGTTTTTTTATGAATATTACCCGGCAAGGGCTCGAACCTTGACTAACAGAATCAAAATCTGTTGTGCTACCATTACACTACCGGGTAATGAGTTTCTGTCAATTCAGACACAGTAGCCCAACTCAGGTTCACCGCTGGGGACCAGTAATGAACCTAGCGAACGGAGTTTATTGGATCTCCGCAAATCTGACAAGAGTTCTCTTTCAGAAAAACGGGATCTTTTTATTTCACTAGTCGTTACGCAGCTTGAGGTTCATCTCGGTCAGCTTCTCGCGAATTTCGTTCAGCGAGGTCACACCGAAGTTCCGGCTGGCCAGCAGCTCGTCCGGGCTGCGACGCAGCAGCTCACCAATGGTGCCGATACCGAGACGCGACATACATTTTCGCGAACGCACGGAAAGCCCCAGATCGGAGATCGGCTTTTCGGTAACCGGGTTGTCTGCCAGTTCCGGAGGCAGAGCGGCGTAGCCACCTTCCTGCCCCAGAGCCTCGTGCAGGTTCTGACCGATGTGCAGACCGAAGGAAGACAGCATCTCGCGAATTTCGTCCAGTGAGGTCTGTCCGAAGTTCTTACCGGCCAGCAGATCGTTTTCGCTGACGCGTGTGAGATCACCCAGCGTGTGAATGTCCATCGCGTGCAGACAGTTGCGGCTGCGGACAGACAGTTCGAAGTCGGTGACGGGACGATCCAGCAGCTGCTTCATGCGGGCTTCGTTGCGGGCAGTCTCTTCGTCGTAGTACATGTTGTCGGCTGCTTCGATGTCCTTGAGGTACATCGCTGCCATTTCGTTGGTTGGATCCGCTTCCAGAATCCGACGGAAACAAAAGGCGGCAGCCGGGTAGTTTTCCATGTCTTCGTAAAGCAGACCCAGGTTCAGGATCGCGCCCAGGTAGAACGGCGGGCTGGAAAGAGACTGCTCATACAGGCGAATCGCATCTTCGTCATTTCCACGTGATGCGTTTTCTCCAGCCAGACGGAAGATAGCCCGTGAATGGCGGGGATCCATGTCGACGGCACGTTCGAAGTATTCGATTGCGCCATACAGGTCGCCACGATCGGACCGAATGCAAC harbors:
- a CDS encoding sodium-translocating pyrophosphatase → MRFSTVARYSPVRPVPKLITLTISTLFCSAPLLAAETSDASPPVAASESVVISWLLAIAGAIFALFTAYRFFSWMVAQSEGDARMKTIAEHVREGARAYLDQQFKVVTLFFAVVCALLAFMAFGLNTQSHWVPFAFLTGGFFSALAGWFGMRTATLASARTAHAAKESLNNGLQVAFRSGAVMGLVVVGLGLLDISLWFGVLHWIVKMPLAEITVTMLCFGMGASSQALFARVGGGIFTKAADVGADLVGKVEAGIPEDDPRNPATIADNVGDNVGDVAGMGADLYESYCGSILASGALGVAAYHGYPKMQMMCLLLPMCLAAVGIFLSVTGIFMVKTEEGASQKNLLKALAKGIDTAAFCVIVASLGLVWIMLVIPSQSAGIPEDSPLLTGNKLFGVFGAIVSGLVAGWLIGKWTEYSTSDEFKPTRFIADQSSTGPATVIIAGIAEGFYSVWVPILVIGVAIIVAFGLCTGFDFQNSQVFAMGLYGVAIAAVGMLSTLGVTLATDAYGPIADNAGGNAEMSGQEPFVRQRTDALDSLGNTTAATGKGFAIGSAALTALALLAAYVEEVRIGFERWVENSAIVQTVTDDPSNASALKLSKNCIAIRIPDKDGNAPKHNNMGYLLFPALHQTQITPGRTKIEEAEVGSIINGLNITELLLRSDCVEVKKATVPDFSRFYNFSLLNPKVLVGIFFGVMIAFVFCAMTMKAVGRAAGAMVDEVRRQFREIAGIMENEAEPDYAACVEISTAAAQREMILPAMLGLLSPVVVGVLLGVPGVVGLLVGALTSGFAVAIMMANAGGAWDNAKKYIEAGAHGGKGTDAHKATVVGDTVGDPFKDTSGPSLNILIKLMSMVSVVIAGFIIQYALELF
- the rsfS gene encoding ribosome silencing factor; translation: MSSLERACLCARVCEQFKGQDIVVLDVTKITPLFDYFIITTATNQRQAHAIAEEIRVLMKQDHANRRNIEGKDSNWILGDYGDVVLHIFTDDARGLYDLERLWGDAPQLDWQSHKPADSQ
- the argS gene encoding arginine--tRNA ligase, whose amino-acid sequence is MNILAELRSRFEPVLTEWTDNPSSVIDMLKASQDPKFGDYQANFAMPLAARIPDLKPRDLAAQIVEKVDLSDFCEPLEIAGPGFINIKLKQDWLQEQTMQLVQDERLGVVAVEAPQKVVVDFSAPNVAKPMHVGHLRSTVIGDANYRVLKFLGHDVVGDNHIGDWGTQFGMIIFGYKHFLNEAAFQEEPVFELARLYRLVNQLSDYHASKNSLPQKELEIEQLTEKLQTLEGTADQTDKKVQKQLKKLKTELETNQKTLSSLQESLSQLEANEDLKSKATAFPDIARLAREETAKLHAGDAENNDLWKQFLPQCLDLIQGVYDRLDIHFDMTLGESFYQPMLADVVADLKQKGLATESQGAICVFMKGKEAPFIVQKQDGAFTYATTDLATIKYRAEELNADRILYVVDSRQSEHFELLFSTVKDWGYTDLELQHVSFGSVLGEDGRPIKTRAGDSVGLDSLLNEAIQRAYNIVSEIDDDKHDGPELSKEERKQIAEVVGLGGIKYADLKHNRESDYRFDWDKMLAKQGDTATYMQYAYARVNGIFRKGGIDRDELRTHQQSLNLIEPTEIALAMKINRYSEILESVAAEARPNYLTNYLYELADLFSTFYDVCPVLKADDETVRTSRLLLSDLTARVVQNGLSLLGIRTCERM
- a CDS encoding DNA-directed RNA polymerase subunit alpha C-terminal domain-containing protein: MSVDELIDVKGVFNSTESVGYSDVEQLKRIVCSDQVSELNSEVQSLVKRIADGESSSALCARVGIALHLLGKHRQAVIELEKVTDNATAAFFHAVSLIALKRYDDADQQLEAAAKLGYDSIECSLRRAETRRLVSKLDEAESLLSSIAKDAAGRAEYSFQMGCIRSDRGDLYGAIEYFERAVDMDPRHSRAIFRLAGENASRGNDEDAIRLYEQSLSSPPFYLGAILNLGLLYEDMENYPAAAFCFRRILEADPTNEMAAMYLKDIEAADNMYYDEETARNEARMKQLLDRPVTDFELSVRSRNCLHAMDIHTLGDLTRVSENDLLAGKNFGQTSLDEIREMLSSFGLHIGQNLHEALGQEGGYAALPPELADNPVTEKPISDLGLSVRSRKCMSRLGIGTIGELLRRSPDELLASRNFGVTSLNEIREKLTEMNLKLRND